Genomic window (Brachyspira hampsonii):
TAAATTGAGAATGAAGAGAATATTTGAATTAAATTATAATGATACATTTAATATGGATACTAATACATTGATAGAAACCATAAGAAATTCTGAAGGAAGAACATTAATGGCAGAATCTCTAATATATAAAAGACCATTGATAGAAAGAGTTACAGATCCTGAAATTTTGGCTGCTATGGGAGTTGACTTAATTACATTAAATATATTTGACTTACTTAATCCTTTCATATATGATTTAGATGAAGTTGAAGGTGATAATTCTATGCCTTTAGTAGAAAGGACTTTTAAAGGTCAGCTTAAATTATATGAATCTTCAAGAAAAAGAAATGATCATATAGAAAGAATAAAAAAGTATACAGGCAGATTTATAGGTATAAATTTAGAACCTGTAGGAGAGGGTGTAGATTATCCTGAGGGTTTAAAAGCTACCAAAGATAATTATAAAAGGGCATTAGATTTTGGAATAGATTATATAGTATTAACAGGCAATCCTCATACAAAAGTTTCTGTGGATACTATATCAAAAGCAGCTGAAGAATTAGCATCTATTGCCAAAGGTAAGATGATGATTATTGCAGGTAAAATGCATGGAGCAGGTGCCGGTAATACCGATACTTTAAGTACAGTAAAACAAATTGCAGATGCTGGGGCTGATGTTATAATGTTTGGTGCTCCGGGAACTTTACCCGGTTATACAGTAGAAAA
Coding sequences:
- a CDS encoding DUF7916 family protein, translated to MKRIFELNYNDTFNMDTNTLIETIRNSEGRTLMAESLIYKRPLIERVTDPEILAAMGVDLITLNIFDLLNPFIYDLDEVEGDNSMPLVERTFKGQLKLYESSRKRNDHIERIKKYTGRFIGINLEPVGEGVDYPEGLKATKDNYKRALDFGIDYIVLTGNPHTKVSVDTISKAAEELASIAKGKMMIIAGKMHGAGAGNTDTLSTVKQIADAGADVIMFGAPGTLPGYTVEKVHELIDEAKRLGMLTKTAIGTAQEGAPIDTIKQIALMSKMAGADIMHIGDAGVGGISSPMNAMAISLVLRGEVHTYRRMALRR